Proteins encoded within one genomic window of Cucumis sativus cultivar 9930 chromosome 3, Cucumber_9930_V3, whole genome shotgun sequence:
- the LOC101205175 gene encoding caffeic acid 3-O-methyltransferase isoform X1, with the protein MVVGNETPPMEQHNTSTTADSEIQNKARLAIIELANMISVPMSLNAIVRLNVADAIWQNGSNSPLSASEILARVVPSGGDAHNLERILRMLTSYGVFEEHLSPNSSNHRYSLTDVGKTLVTDSDGLSYAPYVLQHHQDALMRAWPRVHEAAIDSTTEPFVRANGEAAYSYYGKKTEMNELMQRAMAGVSVPFMKAVLDGYDGFKGVEKLVDVGGSAGDCLRMILQKYPHIKEGINFDLPEVVARAPTIPETGVSHVGGDMFKSIPTGDAIFMKWVLSTWTDDECKIILENCCKSLPVGGKLIACEPTLPEKTDESHRTRALLASDVFIMTIYKAKSKQRTEEQFRQLGLSAGFSALRPFHIDYFYCLLEFQK; encoded by the exons atggtcGTCGGAAACGAAACGCCCCCGATGGAGCAACACAATACCTCCACTACCGCCGACAGTGAAATCCAAAACAAAGCCAGATTAGCCATTATAGAGCTCGCCAACATGATCAGCGTTCCCATGTCCCTCAACGCCATCGTCCGCCTCAACGTCGCCGACGCCATCTGGCAAAACGGTTCCAACTCTCCTCTCTCCGCATCTGAGATCCTCGCTCGCGTGGTTCCGTCCGGCGGCGACGCCCATAATCTCGAGCGCATCTTACGTATGCTCACTAGCTACGGTGTTTTTGAGGAACATCTCAGCCCTAACTCATCTAACCACCGGTATTCCCTCACTGACGTCGGAAAAACTCTAGTCACGGACTCCGATGGCCTCTCCTACGCGCCGTACGTGCTTCAGCATCATCAG GACGCGCTTATGAGAGCGTGGCCGCGAGTGCACGAGGCGGCGATTGACTCAACGACGGAACCGTTCGTTAGAGCGAACGGTGAAGCGGCGTACAGTTATTATGGGAAGAAAACGGAGATGAACGAGTTGATGCAGAGAGCAATGGCGGGCGTATCGGTGCCGTTCATGAAGGCTGTATTGGACGGCTACGATGGGTTCAAAGGAGTTGAGAAATTAGTGGACGTTGGTGGAAGCGCAGGCGATTGCTTGAGGATGATTTTACAGAAATATCCTCACATTAAGGAAGGGATTAACTTCGATCTGCCGGAGGTGGTGGCTAGGGCTCCTACTATCCCCG AGACAGGGGTGAGTCACGTTGGAGGTGATATGTTCAAGTCCATACCGACCGGAGACGCTATCTTCATGAAG TGGGTTCTATCTACGTGGACGGACGACgaatgcaaaataatattgGAGAATTGCTGCAAATCTCTCCCGGTGGGAGGAAAATTGATTGCCTGTGAGCCGACATTGCCGGAGAAGACGGATGAAAGCCACCGGACGCGTGCTCTTTTGGCCAGCGACGTATTCATCATGACCATTTACAAGGCTAAAAGTAAGCAGCGAACTGAGGAGCAGTTCCGGCAACTCGGCCTCTCCGCTGGATTCTCCGCCCTCCGACCATTTCATATCGATTACTTCTATTGTCTGTTGGAATTCCAAAAGTGA
- the LOC101205175 gene encoding caffeic acid 3-O-methyltransferase isoform X2, with translation MVVGNETPPMEQHNTSTTADSEIQNKARLAIIELANMISVPMSLNAIVRLNVADAIWQNGSNSPLSASEILARVVPSGGDAHNLERILRMLTSYGVFEEHLSPNSSNHRYSLTDVGKTLVTDSDGLSYAPYVLQHHQDALMRAWPRVHEAAIDSTTEPFVRANGEAAYSYYGKKTEMNELMQRAMAGVSVPFMKAVLDGYDGFKGVEKLVDVGGSAGDCLRMILQKYPHIKEGINFDLPEVVARAPTIPGVSHVGGDMFKSIPTGDAIFMKWVLSTWTDDECKIILENCCKSLPVGGKLIACEPTLPEKTDESHRTRALLASDVFIMTIYKAKSKQRTEEQFRQLGLSAGFSALRPFHIDYFYCLLEFQK, from the exons atggtcGTCGGAAACGAAACGCCCCCGATGGAGCAACACAATACCTCCACTACCGCCGACAGTGAAATCCAAAACAAAGCCAGATTAGCCATTATAGAGCTCGCCAACATGATCAGCGTTCCCATGTCCCTCAACGCCATCGTCCGCCTCAACGTCGCCGACGCCATCTGGCAAAACGGTTCCAACTCTCCTCTCTCCGCATCTGAGATCCTCGCTCGCGTGGTTCCGTCCGGCGGCGACGCCCATAATCTCGAGCGCATCTTACGTATGCTCACTAGCTACGGTGTTTTTGAGGAACATCTCAGCCCTAACTCATCTAACCACCGGTATTCCCTCACTGACGTCGGAAAAACTCTAGTCACGGACTCCGATGGCCTCTCCTACGCGCCGTACGTGCTTCAGCATCATCAG GACGCGCTTATGAGAGCGTGGCCGCGAGTGCACGAGGCGGCGATTGACTCAACGACGGAACCGTTCGTTAGAGCGAACGGTGAAGCGGCGTACAGTTATTATGGGAAGAAAACGGAGATGAACGAGTTGATGCAGAGAGCAATGGCGGGCGTATCGGTGCCGTTCATGAAGGCTGTATTGGACGGCTACGATGGGTTCAAAGGAGTTGAGAAATTAGTGGACGTTGGTGGAAGCGCAGGCGATTGCTTGAGGATGATTTTACAGAAATATCCTCACATTAAGGAAGGGATTAACTTCGATCTGCCGGAGGTGGTGGCTAGGGCTCCTACTATCCCCG GGGTGAGTCACGTTGGAGGTGATATGTTCAAGTCCATACCGACCGGAGACGCTATCTTCATGAAG TGGGTTCTATCTACGTGGACGGACGACgaatgcaaaataatattgGAGAATTGCTGCAAATCTCTCCCGGTGGGAGGAAAATTGATTGCCTGTGAGCCGACATTGCCGGAGAAGACGGATGAAAGCCACCGGACGCGTGCTCTTTTGGCCAGCGACGTATTCATCATGACCATTTACAAGGCTAAAAGTAAGCAGCGAACTGAGGAGCAGTTCCGGCAACTCGGCCTCTCCGCTGGATTCTCCGCCCTCCGACCATTTCATATCGATTACTTCTATTGTCTGTTGGAATTCCAAAAGTGA